The proteins below come from a single Rosa rugosa chromosome 2, drRosRugo1.1, whole genome shotgun sequence genomic window:
- the LOC133734229 gene encoding RING-H2 finger protein ATL74-like yields MAQTPPPTPIPTPTPTPTPSPTSIRTVLLRHQNPPDHDINPPPHDLNVMIILAAICCAFVCALGLNSMLQCVFQCVNRAITEPVRWVASRRLNSGLKKKEMVALPTSTYSNSSSSSPSPSSSPGCAICLVDFSDGDKIRVLPKCNHRFHVVCIDKWLQSHSSCPTCRQRLKSSSDSMLSLSEIVTT; encoded by the coding sequence ATGGCTCAAACACCCCCTCCAACtccaattccaactccaactccaactccaactcctAGTCCTACTTCAATTAGAACAGTACTACTTCGTCACCAAAACCCTCCTGATCATGATATAAATCCACCCCCTCATGATCTCAATGTTATGATCATTTTGGCAGCCATTTGCTGCGCTTTTGTTTGTGCCCTCGGCCTCAATTCCATGCTCCAATGCGTTTTTCAGTGCGTAAATCGTGCCATAACCGAACCAGTCCGATGGGTCGCTTCACGTAGGCTAAATTCAGGTCTAAAGAAGAAGGAAATGGTAGCTTTGCCAACTTCAACTTATTCGAACTCATCAAGCTCTTCtccatcaccatcatcatctcCGGGCTGTGCTATTTGTCTCGTGGACTTCTCCGATGGGGACAAGATTCGGGTGCTGCCCAAATGCAACCATCGGTTTCATGTTGTGTGCATTGACAAGTGGTTGCAGTCTCACTCATCCTGCCCTACTTGCCGGCAGAGACTCAAGTCTTCCAGTGATTCCATGCTCTCTCTATCTGAGATTGTCACAACCTAG
- the LOC133733190 gene encoding polygalacturonase QRT3 encodes MRMRPISALCGLLLLMLLVEEATSSSRRHEMLSSFQAKLHEKSLSGPTKPPLSSLFEASNVTRDGRVFYPIGYGADPTGANDSTEAIAKALEEAFQLESGLEMLPGITDLGGIVIDLQGGNYKIAQPLRFPPNRGNIVIQGGTLRASETFPGDRHLVELWSPNSQKLGEKTSITNRFFFDKKVEGGVGIYYEDITFRDILFDSSFRGGGIFIVDSARVRITNCFFLHFTTQGILVEKGHETYISNTFLGQHSTVGGDKGERGFTGTGIDLASNDNAVTDVVIFSAEIGIVLRGQANMVTGVHCYNKASGFGGIGILVKLAGNSQTRIDNCYLDFNAIVMEDPVQVHVTNGFFLGDANVVLKSVNGKILGLNIVNNMFTGNPRSTVPMVQLDGQFGDIDQVVIDQNNVIGMSLKSTVGRLSLEGNGTKWVADFSSQLVFPNRINHFQYSLHTKGETKFTTHAVTNVSNNVVVVESQNEVDGVVSLVVHQ; translated from the exons ATGAGAATGAGACCTATATCAGCATTGTGTGGTCTCCTGCTCCTAATGCTATTGGTAGAAGAAGCTACATCTAGTTCCAGAAGACATGAAATGCTATCATCATTTCAGGCAAAGCTTCATGAAAAATCACTGTCCGGTCCAACCAAACCGCCTCTCTCATCATTGTTCGAAGCTTCAAATGTCACTAGG GATGGGAGAGTGTTTTACCCGATCGGGTACGGGGCAGACCCGACCGGGGCAAATGACAGCACAGAAGCCATAGCAAAAGCTTTGGAGGAAGCTTTTCAGTTGGAAAGCGGGCTTGAAATGCTGCCTGGAATCACTGACTTGGGAGGCATTGTCATTGATCTGCAAGGTGGAAATTACAAGATTGCCCAGCCTTTACGGTTCCCTCCAAACAGAGGCAACATTGTg ATACAAGGAGGAACGCTGCGAGCCTCTGAAACATTTCCCGGTGACCGCCACCTAGTCGAATTATGGTCTCCAAATTCTCAAAAGCTTGGGGAAAAAACCTCCATCACCAATCGATTCTTCTTTGATAAAAAAGTCGAAGGCGGTGTAGGAATCTACTACGAAGACATCACCTTTAGAGATATACTATTCGATTCAAGCTTCAGGGGAGGAGGCATTTTCATAGTCGATTCAGCTCGAGTTCGCATAACCAATTGCTTCTTCCTACACTTCACAACACAAGGGATTCTAGTCGAAAAGGGCCACGAAACCTACATATCAAACACCTTCTTGGGACAACACTCCACAGTTGGTGGTGACAAAGGTGAGAGGGGATTTACCGGCACAGGCATCGATCTTGCTAGCAATGACAATGCCGTAACTGATGTCGTAATATTTTCAGCTGAAATTGGGATTGTGTTAAGGGGTCAGGCTAACATGGTCACAGGGGTACATTGTTATAACAAGGCAAGTGGCTTTGGGGGTATAGGTATTTTGGTAAAGTTAGCAGGAAACTCACAAACTAGGATTGACAATTGCTACTTGGATTTCAATGCTATTGTCATGGAAGACCCAGTTCAAGTTCATGTGACCAATGGGTTCTTTTTGGGTGATGCTAATGTGGTGTTGAAATCTGTCAATGGCAAGATTCTAGGGTTAAATATTGTGAACAATATGTTCACTGGGAACCCTAGAAGTACTGTTCCCATGGTTCAATTAGATGGGCAATTTGGGGACATTGATCAAGTGGTGATTGACCAGAACAATGTGATTGGGATGAGCTTGAAATCAACGGTAGGGAGACTAAGTCTGGAGGGGAATGGGACCAAATGGGTAGCTGATTTTTCTTCCCAGTTGGTCTTTCCCAACCGGATTAATCATTTTCAGTATTCTTTACATACAAAAGGGGAAACCAAGTTTACTACACATGCTGTGACAAATGTATCGAACAATGTGGTGGTTGTGGAGAGTCAAAATGAGGTAGATGGTGTGGTTTCTCTAGTTGTTCACCAGTAG
- the LOC133732565 gene encoding polygalacturonase QRT3 yields MEAAMPGRTLLWIMIYSLFITVHVFGESSHMGHFSRSDYRDQMRRLQEFKASLTRHDSGSFVAPSSVSPAPSPNPPGRTSPRVYHVTTYGADPTGNRDSTEAVAQAFADAFRGPSEGFLMEGISNLGGAQINLEGGQYLISKPLRFPAAGVGNLMIHGGTLRASDDFPTDGYLIDLSTSSSSSPNKNEKNKESSSSMSAQLSSSSYNYEYITLKDLMLDANYRGGGISVINSLRTSIDNCYITHFKTDGILVQSGHETYIRNSFLGQHITAGGDHNERNFSGTAINLKGNDNAVTDVVIFSAAVGIMISGPANILSGVHCYNKATGFGGVGIYLRLPGLTQTRIVNSYMDYTGIVAEDPVQLDISNSFFLGDAYIVLKSIKGVANGVNIVNNMFTGYNKGIEIVQLDQSNGGFKEIEQVVVDRNAVRGMNIKGTTGRRTVQGNGTSWNIDFNPILLFPNLIRHVQYSLSTGARNVFPNHALRNVSDNRVVIESDVAVPASVFVTVDQGMSS; encoded by the exons ATGGAAGCTGCAATGCCGGGAAGGACTCTACTGTGGATTATGATTTATAGCTTGTTTATCACAGTTCATGTTTTTGGAGAATCCTCTCATATGGGTCATTTTTCGAGGAGCGATTATCGAGACCAAATGAGAAGACTGCAAGAGTTCAAGGCCTCATTAACCCGGCACGATTCGGGTTCTTTTGTTGCACCATCTTCAGTCTCACCTGCTCCTAGCCCTAACCCTCCG GGGAGGACTAGTCCTCGTGTGTATCACGTGACAACGTACGGTGCTGATCCTACCGGGAACAGAGACAGCACTGAGGCCGTGGCTCAGGCATTTGCAGATGCATTTAGAGGTCCATCAGAAGGGTTCTTGATGGAGGGAATTAGCAACCTTGGTGGTGCACAGATCAATCTTGAAGGTGGCCAGTACCTGATTAGCAAACCGCTCCGGTTTCCTGCTGCCGGAGTAGGAAACCTTATG ATTCATGGAGGAACGTTGAGGGCCTCAGATGACTTCCCGACTGATGGGTACTTGATTGATTTATctacttcatcatcatcatcccccaacaagaatgaaaaaaacaaagagagctCATCATCAATGTCTGCACAGCTTTCTTCATCATCCTACAACTATGAGTACATAACCCTAAAAGACCTTATGCTAGACGCCAACTACAGAGGTGGGGGCATTTCAGTCATAAACTCACTCAGAACCAGCATAGACAATTGCTACATAACCCATTTCAAAACTGATGGCATTCTAGTCCAAAGTGGCCATGAAACCTACATCAGAAACTCCTTCCTAGGCCAGCACATCACCGCGGGCGGGGATCACAACGAAAGAAACTTTTCCGGCACTGCAATCAACCTTAAGGGAAATGACAATGCTGTGACAGATGTGGTGATTTTCTCTGCTGCTGTAGGTATAATGATTTCGGGACCCGCTAATATACTTTCGGGTGTACATTGCTACAATAAGGCCACAGGTTTCGGAGGTGTTGGGATTTACTTGAGATTGCCTGGTTTGACACAGACTAGGATTGTCAATTCTTACATGGACTACACTGGTATAGTTGCTGAAGACCCAGTTCAGCTTGATATATCAAACAGCTTCTTCCTTGGTGATGCATACATTGTGTTGAAATCAATAAAGGGTGTTGCCAATGGGGTCAATATAGTTAACAACATGTTCACTGGGTACAATAAGGGGATTGAAATTGTTCAATTGGACCAATCAAATGGGGGTTTCAAGGAGATTGAGCAAGTTGTTGTGGACAGGAACGCTGTGAGGGGGATGAACATAAAGGGCACAACTGGAAGGAGAACTGTGCAAGGCAATGGAACCTCATGGAATATAGACTTTAACCCAATTCTTCTATTTCCTAATCTTATTAGGCATGTGCAGTACTCTTTGAGCACTGGTGCTAGAAATGTGTTCCCCAACCATGCCCTGAGGAATGTATCAGATAATCGGGTCGTGATTGAGTCAGATGTGGCGGTTCCAGCTTCGGTTTTTGTGACAGTGGATCAAGGAATGTCAAGCTAA
- the LOC133728859 gene encoding choline-phosphate cytidylyltransferase 1-like encodes MEDQKKQSSEEDRPVRVYADGIYDLFHFGHARSLEQAKKSFPNTYLLVGCCNDEVTHNYKGKTVMTDQERYESLRHCKWVDEVIPDAPWVLTQEFLDKHQIDYVAHDSLPYADASGAGKDVYEFVKSVGKFKETKRTDGISTSDIIMRIVKDYNQYVMRNLDRGYSRKDLGVSYVREKRLRVNMGLKKLRERVKEHQEKVGEKIQIVAKMHRNEWVENADRLVAGFLEMFEEGFHKMGTVIRDRIQEGIRKQQLKRLLCDEDDDDELYGDDFEEENYDEDEN; translated from the exons ATGGAGGATCAGAAGAAGCAGAGTAGTGAGGAGGATCGACCTGTGAGAGTTTATGCAGATGGGATATATGATCTCTTTCACTTCGGACATGCCCGTTCTCTCGAGCAAGCCAAGAAATC GTTCCCAAATACGTACCTGCTTGTTGGCTGCTGCAATGATGAAGTTACTCACAATTACAAGGGCAAAACGGTTATGACCGACCAGGAGCGCTATGAATCACTCCGCCATTGCAA ATGGGTGGATGAAGTTATCCCTGATGCGCCATGGGTTCTCACGCAAGAGTTTCTTGACAAACATCAGATCGACTATGTGGCCCACGATTCTCTTCC CTACGCTGATGCAAGTGGGGCTGGAAAGGATGTCTATGAATTT GTCAAGTCTGTTGGGAAGTTTAAGGAAACAAAGCGAACTGATGGTATCTCTACATCTGATATCATAATGAGGATTGTTAAAGATTACAACCAGTATGTGATGCGTAATTTGGACCGTGGGTACTCAAGAAAGGATCTAGGTGTTAGCTATGTGAGG GAAAAGCGGCTGAGAGTGAATATGGGACTGAAAAAACTACGTGAGAGGGTGAAGGAGCACCAAGAAAAAGTTGGAGAGAAG ATACAAATTGTAGCCAAAATGCATCGTAATGAATGGGTGGAGAATGCTGACCGATTGGTTGCTGGATTTCTTGAGATGTTTGAAGAAGGTTTCCATAAAATG GGAACAGTCATAAGGGACCGAATTCAAGAGGGAATAAGGAAGCAACAGTTAAAAAGGCTTTTATGTGATGAAGACGATGATGATGAGCTATATGGTGATGACTTTGAAGAAGAAAACTATGATGAAGACGAAAATTAA